From the genome of Maribacter algicola, one region includes:
- a CDS encoding bifunctional UDP-3-O-[3-hydroxymyristoyl] N-acetylglucosamine deacetylase/3-hydroxyacyl-ACP dehydratase → MNTNEKQRTIGEEVSLTGVGLHTGENVTIKFVPAPEDHGYKFKRVDLEGEPIIEADANYVVNTQRGTNLEKNGVKIHTSEHVLAALVGLEIDNVLIELDSPEPPIMDGSAKFFVAALEKAGIVEQEALREEYVVKEVLTYKDESSGSEITVIPADEYQVTTMVDFGTKVLGTQNATLEKISDFKKEISAARTFSFLHELEMLLENGLIKGGDLNNAIVYVDKEISEATMKKLEKAFNKEKLSVKPNGILDNLTLHQPNEAARHKLLDVVGDLALAGMRIRGKVIANKPGHFVNTQFAKKLSKIIKLEKRNNVPKYDLSQTPLMDVTQIMKMLPHRPPFLLVDKILELSDSHVVGVKNVTMNEPFFVGHFPGAPVMPGVLQVEAMAQTGGILVLSTVPDPENYLTFFMKMDNVKFKRPVLPGDTLIFKCDLISPIRRGICHMQAYAYANDKLVSEAELMAQIVKSK, encoded by the coding sequence ATGAACACAAACGAAAAACAACGCACCATTGGGGAAGAGGTTTCCCTTACCGGTGTTGGTTTGCATACAGGAGAGAACGTAACCATAAAATTTGTTCCCGCTCCTGAAGACCATGGCTATAAATTTAAGCGTGTAGACCTTGAAGGGGAACCGATCATTGAGGCCGATGCCAATTATGTGGTAAACACCCAGCGAGGCACCAATCTTGAAAAGAATGGGGTGAAAATCCATACTTCAGAACATGTATTGGCCGCCCTCGTAGGTCTTGAAATTGACAATGTCCTCATAGAGTTGGATTCTCCAGAACCTCCCATTATGGACGGTTCCGCAAAGTTCTTTGTAGCGGCTCTTGAAAAGGCAGGCATTGTGGAACAAGAAGCATTGCGGGAAGAATATGTGGTAAAGGAGGTATTGACGTATAAGGATGAATCCAGCGGTAGCGAAATTACCGTAATACCCGCAGATGAGTATCAAGTGACCACCATGGTGGATTTTGGGACTAAGGTATTGGGTACCCAAAACGCTACTCTTGAAAAAATATCCGATTTTAAAAAGGAGATTTCTGCAGCACGTACCTTTAGTTTTTTGCACGAGCTTGAAATGCTTTTGGAAAACGGACTGATCAAAGGAGGTGATTTGAACAATGCCATCGTCTACGTTGACAAGGAAATTTCAGAGGCAACCATGAAAAAACTGGAAAAGGCCTTCAACAAAGAGAAACTATCCGTTAAGCCCAATGGAATACTGGACAACCTAACCTTGCATCAACCCAATGAGGCCGCACGTCACAAGCTTTTGGACGTGGTTGGTGATTTGGCACTTGCAGGTATGAGAATCAGGGGAAAGGTAATTGCCAACAAACCGGGCCATTTTGTAAACACCCAGTTCGCTAAAAAGTTATCCAAAATCATAAAGTTGGAGAAAAGAAACAATGTGCCCAAATATGATCTGAGCCAAACTCCTTTAATGGATGTCACTCAAATCATGAAGATGTTGCCACATAGGCCACCATTTTTGTTGGTCGATAAAATCTTGGAGTTATCGGATTCACATGTCGTAGGTGTGAAAAACGTTACCATGAACGAACCTTTCTTTGTGGGGCATTTTCCGGGAGCACCCGTTATGCCGGGAGTTTTACAAGTGGAGGCAATGGCCCAAACGGGAGGGATCTTGGTCTTGAGTACCGTACCGGACCCTGAAAATTATTTGACGTTCTTCATGAAAATGGACAATGTGAAGTTTAAAAGGCCGGTACTTCCCGGGGATACCTTAATTTTTAAGTGCGATTTAATCTCGCCCATAAGAAGAGGTATCTGTCATATGCAAGCTTATGCCTATGCTAATGATAAATTGGTTTCGGAGGCGGAACTGATGGCCCAAATCGTAAAATCAAAATAA
- the lpxD gene encoding UDP-3-O-(3-hydroxymyristoyl)glucosamine N-acyltransferase, which translates to MVFTAGQIAGILEGEVHGNPEIAVHKLAKIEEGEKGSLTFLANPKYTAHIYKTRASITIVNKDFIPEQHLETTLIKVEDAYKSFSKLLEYYNQVKNNKIGIEQPVFKSDSATFGDGLYLGAFSYIGSNVVIGNNVKIYPNVYIGDNVRIGDNVVVFAGAKIYSESIIGNNCVVHSGVIIGADGFGFTPNSNGEFSKVPQTGNVILEDNVDVGAGTTIDRATLGSTILRKGVKLDNQIQIAHNVEIGEHTVIAAQTGVAGSTKIGKHCMIGGQVGIVGHIVIGNNVKIQAQSGIGRNVKDNEVLQGSPALNYGDFNKSYVHFKNLPKIINRIDNLENKDRR; encoded by the coding sequence ATGGTGTTTACAGCAGGTCAAATTGCGGGTATTTTAGAGGGTGAAGTCCATGGAAATCCAGAGATAGCCGTTCATAAATTGGCCAAAATCGAGGAGGGTGAAAAGGGCTCTTTGACCTTTTTGGCCAACCCAAAGTACACGGCCCATATTTACAAAACAAGAGCTTCCATTACCATTGTAAACAAGGATTTCATTCCGGAACAACATTTGGAAACCACCCTAATTAAGGTTGAGGACGCCTACAAATCATTCTCTAAATTACTGGAGTACTACAACCAGGTAAAAAATAATAAGATTGGTATTGAGCAACCGGTTTTTAAATCGGATTCCGCAACATTTGGGGATGGATTATATTTAGGAGCCTTTTCCTATATAGGCAGCAACGTAGTCATTGGGAATAATGTGAAAATCTATCCGAACGTCTATATTGGCGACAATGTGAGAATTGGTGATAATGTGGTAGTTTTTGCCGGGGCGAAGATTTATTCGGAAAGTATCATCGGTAATAATTGTGTAGTTCACAGTGGTGTTATTATAGGTGCCGATGGTTTTGGTTTCACCCCAAATTCCAATGGAGAATTCAGCAAGGTGCCTCAAACGGGAAACGTTATTCTTGAGGACAATGTGGATGTTGGGGCAGGCACTACGATCGATAGGGCCACCTTAGGTTCTACCATATTGAGAAAAGGTGTAAAGTTGGACAATCAAATTCAGATTGCCCATAATGTGGAAATAGGGGAACATACCGTGATTGCGGCCCAAACCGGAGTAGCAGGTTCCACCAAGATAGGAAAGCATTGCATGATAGGGGGACAAGTTGGAATCGTGGGACATATTGTTATTGGCAATAATGTCAAGATTCAGGCACAGTCCGGAATAGGAAGAAATGTAAAGGACAACGAAGTCCTACAGGGATCGCCAGCCCTTAATTATGGTGACTTCAATAAATCCTACGTACACTTTAAAAACTTACCTAAAATAATTAACAGAATCGACAACTTGGAAAATAAGGATCGACGATGA
- a CDS encoding HD domain-containing protein, which translates to MKPNKLTIFNDPIYGFISIPSDLIFDLIAHPYFQRLRRISQMGLSYLVYPGAHHTRFHHALGSMYLMQKSIQVLRYKGVDISEADEKGLLGAILLHDIGHGPFSHAMEHSIVNGLSHEYISMQFMKELNVVFKGELDGAISIFTRKHPKKFLNQLVSSQLDMDRLDYLKRDSFYTGVSEGNTNADRLITMLNVVDGNLVVEEKGIYSVEKFLMARRFMYWQVYLHKTGVVAEQILISILKRARFLINNGVNLFGSTPLLFFLQNDIHLENFDAKVLELFSKLDDVDILSAIKNWQDAEDRVLATLCKMLINRKLLHIKVKKEPIKKEKLSKKKEKVGALLGLTTDDEISYFFFTGEIENRAYNQESQNIHILRKNGKIVDVAKLSDHLNIKALSKTVIKYYICYPKEAV; encoded by the coding sequence ATGAAACCCAACAAGCTTACCATATTCAACGATCCAATTTACGGATTTATTAGTATACCCAGTGATTTGATTTTTGACCTGATTGCTCATCCGTATTTTCAGAGATTGCGTAGAATTTCCCAAATGGGGCTTTCTTATTTGGTATATCCGGGTGCACACCATACCCGGTTTCACCATGCCTTGGGTAGCATGTACCTTATGCAAAAATCGATACAAGTACTTCGCTATAAAGGGGTGGATATTTCGGAGGCGGACGAGAAGGGACTTTTGGGGGCGATTCTTTTACACGATATAGGTCATGGACCATTTTCACATGCCATGGAACATAGTATCGTAAACGGGCTGAGCCACGAGTATATATCGATGCAATTCATGAAAGAACTGAATGTTGTTTTTAAAGGTGAGTTGGATGGGGCCATTTCAATATTTACTAGGAAACATCCCAAGAAGTTTTTGAATCAATTGGTTTCAAGCCAGCTGGATATGGACCGATTGGACTATCTAAAGCGGGATAGTTTCTATACCGGGGTTTCTGAAGGGAATACCAATGCCGATAGGCTCATCACCATGTTGAATGTGGTAGACGGTAATCTCGTAGTGGAGGAGAAGGGGATTTATTCCGTGGAAAAGTTTTTAATGGCCCGCCGTTTTATGTATTGGCAGGTGTATCTACATAAAACAGGGGTAGTAGCGGAACAGATACTGATCAGTATTTTGAAAAGGGCCCGATTTTTAATCAATAATGGCGTAAACCTATTTGGTAGTACGCCATTGCTGTTTTTTCTACAAAACGATATACATCTTGAGAACTTTGACGCCAAGGTTCTTGAATTGTTCTCCAAACTGGATGACGTTGATATCCTTTCGGCCATAAAAAACTGGCAGGACGCCGAGGATAGAGTATTGGCCACACTTTGCAAAATGCTCATCAATAGAAAACTCTTGCACATAAAGGTAAAGAAAGAACCCATTAAGAAGGAGAAATTATCCAAAAAGAAAGAAAAGGTAGGGGCGTTGTTAGGGCTAACTACGGACGATGAAATCTCCTATTTCTTTTTTACGGGAGAAATCGAGAATAGGGCCTACAATCAGGAAAGCCAAAACATCCACATATTACGAAAAAATGGTAAAATCGTAGATGTGGCAAAACTTTCGGACCACTTGAATATTAAAGCCCTGTCAAAAACTGTCATCAAATATTATATCTGTTACCCTAAAGAGGCCGTATAA
- the porX gene encoding T9SS response regulator signal transducer PorX produces the protein MNKIKILWVDDEVDLLKPHILFLQNKNYEVITCQSGQEALEELEKTRVDIVFLDENMPGISGLETLSEIKVIDSSLPVVMITKSEEEFIMEEAIGSKIADYLIKPVNPNQILLSLKKSLDHSRLVSEKTTSNYQQEFRKIAMNLSMVNSFEEWTELYKKLIYWELQLEQIEDSGMFEILESQKIEANNQFGKFIDKNYEDWFHGAEAPVMSHTLFKNWIAPEIKEGKTLLIVVDNLRYDQWYSFEDTVGSFYKKTKEKSYYSILPTATQYARNAIFSGLTSLDMEKKYPDWWKNDTDEGGKNLYEDKFLEAQLKRLGLDLKWEYHKISSLKQGKHLSQNFKSQKDNDLTVIVYNFVDMLSHSKTEMEVIKELASNDKAYRSLTQSWFKNSPLLEIIQQAQQLGMKLIITTDHGTINVKSPSKVIGDRDTSLNLRYKTGRSLSYEEKDVFAAKDPKSIFLPNINVSSSFIFAKNDLFFAYPNNYNHYVSYYRNTYQHGGVSLEEMIVPFVVLEPK, from the coding sequence ATGAACAAAATAAAAATTCTTTGGGTAGATGATGAAGTGGATCTCTTAAAGCCTCACATTCTCTTTCTACAAAATAAAAATTATGAAGTGATTACCTGCCAAAGCGGACAAGAAGCTTTAGAAGAACTCGAAAAGACACGCGTGGATATCGTTTTTTTGGACGAAAATATGCCCGGCATTTCCGGACTTGAAACCCTGAGCGAAATCAAGGTCATCGATTCCTCCTTGCCCGTGGTGATGATTACCAAAAGTGAGGAAGAATTTATTATGGAAGAAGCCATTGGTTCAAAAATCGCCGATTACCTTATAAAGCCGGTAAACCCCAATCAAATACTGCTCTCGCTGAAAAAGAGCCTGGACCATTCTAGATTGGTATCGGAAAAGACAACCAGTAACTATCAGCAGGAATTTCGGAAAATTGCTATGAACCTTTCCATGGTCAATTCCTTTGAGGAATGGACGGAGCTTTATAAAAAACTGATTTATTGGGAGCTTCAACTGGAGCAAATTGAGGATAGCGGTATGTTCGAGATTTTGGAATCCCAAAAAATAGAGGCCAACAATCAATTTGGAAAGTTCATCGATAAAAATTACGAAGATTGGTTCCATGGTGCAGAAGCCCCCGTAATGTCCCATACCCTTTTTAAAAATTGGATAGCCCCAGAAATAAAGGAAGGAAAAACACTGTTGATCGTTGTGGACAATCTGCGATACGACCAATGGTATTCCTTTGAGGACACGGTAGGTTCCTTTTACAAAAAGACCAAGGAAAAGTCCTATTATAGTATTTTGCCCACGGCCACCCAGTATGCACGAAATGCGATATTTTCTGGACTTACCTCATTGGATATGGAGAAAAAATATCCAGATTGGTGGAAGAACGATACGGATGAAGGAGGCAAAAACCTTTATGAAGATAAATTTTTGGAGGCGCAATTGAAGCGATTGGGACTCGATTTAAAATGGGAATACCACAAAATTAGTAGTCTAAAGCAGGGAAAACACTTATCACAGAATTTCAAATCCCAAAAAGACAACGATCTTACGGTGATTGTCTACAATTTTGTGGACATGCTCTCCCACTCCAAAACGGAGATGGAAGTTATTAAGGAATTGGCTTCCAATGACAAGGCATACCGATCACTTACCCAGAGTTGGTTCAAGAATTCCCCTCTATTGGAAATTATTCAGCAAGCCCAGCAATTGGGCATGAAATTGATTATAACAACGGACCATGGCACTATCAATGTAAAATCCCCATCCAAGGTCATTGGGGATCGGGATACGAGTTTAAACCTGCGCTACAAAACGGGCCGGAGTCTAAGTTATGAGGAAAAGGATGTCTTCGCTGCCAAGGATCCCAAAAGTATTTTCCTGCCCAACATCAACGTAAGTAGTTCCTTTATTTTTGCCAAGAACGACCTATTCTTTGCCTATCCCAACAATTACAACCATTACGTAAGTTATTACAGGAATACTTACCAACATGGGGGTGTTTCTTTGGAAGAAATGATCGTTCCTTTTGTAGTTTTGGAACCCAAATAG